A DNA window from Vanessa cardui chromosome 16, ilVanCard2.1, whole genome shotgun sequence contains the following coding sequences:
- the LOC124536368 gene encoding uncharacterized protein LOC124536368, whose amino-acid sequence MDSIKKTLDDLTEHFNMKMSEFQKELKSSIPATSPTSNINAQFNAFRSFVLAALENLQLQVELLSRQSDDMEMRSRKKILLVHGVPEAKNENITENLVKLLSERLQLPELTSEGIRTSRRLGRSSPERPRAILVKFKETSLRDKVWFSKKCLKGSGVTLSEFLTKRRHEAFLTARQRFGINKCWTRDGVVVVVGSDGSKHRIFSLADLNAVPSSNNDTEVPSTASAIVQASKDNKLSQLRTRRNVKK is encoded by the coding sequence ATGGACTCAATAAAAAAGACACTGGATGACTTGACCGAACACTTTAATATGAAGATGTCTGAATTTCAAAAAGAGTTGAAATCATCTATTCCCGCTACTAGTCCAACTTCAAACATCAATGCACAATTCAACGCATTCCGATCCTTTGTGCTAGCGGCATTGGAGAATCTTCAACTTCAGGTGGAGCTGTTATCCAGGCAATCTGATGACATGGAGATGCGGTCAAGAAAGAAGATCCTACTTGTGCATGGAGTTCCTGAagcaaaaaatgaaaatattaccgAGAATCTTGTTAAGCTATTGTCAGAGCGGCTGCAGCTTCCTGAACTGACCTCTGAAGGTATCCGTACTTCTCGTCGCTTAGGCCGATCTAGCCCTGAACGTCCTAGAGCCATCCTGGTCAAGTTTAAGGAAACTTCACTCCGAGATAAGGTCTGGTTTTCAAAGAAATGTTTGAAAGGCTCTGGAGTGACCTTGTCGGAGTTCTTGACTAAGCGTCGGCATGAGGCTTTCCTGACCGCTCGGCAACGCTTTGGCATTAACAAGTGTTGGACGAGAGacggtgttgttgttgttgtggggTCTGACGGGTCGAAGCATCGAATTTTTTCACTTGCTGACTTGAACGCGGTTCCCAGTTCCAACAATGACACGGAAGTGCCCTCCACAGCCAGTGCTATTGTTCAAGCTTCCAAGGACAACAAGTTGTCTCAATTAAGAACAAGGAGGAACGTGAAAAAATGA